From the Streptomyces sp. Tu 2975 genome, one window contains:
- a CDS encoding carbohydrate ABC transporter permease, with protein sequence MTGRKGRAGRQLHGGRFAYAALIVFTAGSLFPLVWTAVAASRTNTRLAQTPPPFWFGSRLFRNLEIAWTDANMGTALLNTTIVAGSVATGTVVFATFAGFAFAKLRFRMKNALLLLVIGTMMVPPQLSVVPLYMLIAELSWTDQLRSVILPTLVSAFGVFFMRQYLMEALPTELIEAARVDGASSLRVVWHIVFPAARPAMAVLGMLTFVMAWNDFFWPILALTQSGNPTVQVALAGLGQGYIPDQSVIMAGALLGTLPLLIAFVVFGRQIVGGIMQGAVKG encoded by the coding sequence ATGACAGGGCGCAAAGGGCGGGCGGGGCGGCAGCTGCACGGCGGGAGATTCGCCTACGCCGCGCTGATCGTGTTCACCGCCGGCTCCCTCTTCCCACTGGTGTGGACGGCGGTCGCCGCTTCCCGCACCAACACCCGGCTCGCACAGACTCCGCCGCCGTTCTGGTTCGGCAGCCGGCTCTTCCGCAATCTGGAGATCGCCTGGACCGACGCGAACATGGGCACCGCCCTGCTCAACACGACGATCGTCGCCGGGTCGGTCGCCACGGGCACGGTGGTCTTCGCCACGTTCGCCGGATTCGCCTTCGCCAAGCTGCGGTTCAGGATGAAGAACGCGCTGCTGCTGCTCGTCATCGGCACGATGATGGTGCCGCCGCAGCTCAGCGTCGTACCGCTGTACATGCTGATCGCCGAACTGTCCTGGACCGACCAGCTCCGGTCCGTCATCCTGCCCACGCTGGTCAGCGCCTTCGGGGTGTTCTTCATGCGCCAGTACCTGATGGAGGCACTGCCCACCGAGCTGATCGAGGCCGCCAGGGTCGACGGCGCGAGCAGCCTCCGTGTGGTGTGGCACATCGTCTTCCCGGCGGCGCGGCCGGCGATGGCCGTCCTCGGGATGCTGACGTTCGTGATGGCCTGGAACGACTTCTTCTGGCCGATCCTCGCGCTGACGCAGAGCGGCAACCCGACGGTGCAGGTGGCTCTGGCGGGCCTCGGCCAGGGCTACATCCCCGACCAGTCGGTGATCATGGCGGGGGCGCTGCTGGGGACGCTGCCGTTGCTGATCGCGTTCGTCGTCTTCGGCAGGCAGATCGTGGGGGGCATCATGCAGGGCGCCGTCAAGGGCTGA
- a CDS encoding sugar ABC transporter permease → MAQPVPGRPAAHLEHPGKPGSAVDGAAPDGTDAADQRRRARRSRRYRRDITWSPYAFVAPFFVFFLAFGLFPLLYTGWASLHRVELTAPTDMEWVGLRNFSRLLEDEFFWNALRNTVTIGLMSTVPQLLMALGIAHLLNYRLRGSMFFRVAALTPYATSVAAATLVFVLLFGRDYGMVNWALGLVGIGDIDWQNGQWTSQLAVSTIVIWRWTGYNALIYLAAMQAVPKDLYESAALDGASPWQQFIHVTVPSLRHTILFTCVVSTIGATQLFGEPLLFSGGAGATGGADHQFQTLGLYLYEQGWVNLHLGRASAIAWAMFLILLVVGAVNWLVARRLGKSA, encoded by the coding sequence GTGGCGCAACCCGTACCCGGCAGGCCGGCCGCGCACCTCGAACATCCTGGGAAGCCGGGGTCAGCCGTTGACGGCGCGGCCCCCGACGGCACGGACGCCGCCGATCAGCGTCGGCGTGCGCGGCGCTCACGCCGCTACCGGCGCGACATCACATGGAGCCCGTACGCCTTCGTCGCGCCGTTCTTCGTCTTCTTCCTCGCCTTCGGCCTCTTCCCGCTGCTCTACACCGGCTGGGCCTCACTGCACCGGGTGGAGCTCACCGCGCCCACCGACATGGAGTGGGTCGGGCTGCGCAACTTCTCGCGCCTCCTCGAGGACGAGTTCTTCTGGAACGCGCTCAGGAACACCGTCACCATCGGACTGATGTCGACCGTGCCGCAGTTGCTCATGGCGCTCGGCATCGCGCATCTGCTCAACTACCGGCTGCGCGGCTCGATGTTCTTCAGGGTCGCCGCCCTCACCCCGTACGCGACGTCCGTCGCCGCCGCGACGCTCGTCTTCGTGCTGCTCTTCGGCCGCGACTACGGGATGGTCAACTGGGCGCTCGGGCTGGTCGGCATCGGTGACATCGACTGGCAGAACGGGCAGTGGACCTCGCAACTGGCGGTCTCGACGATCGTGATCTGGCGCTGGACGGGATACAACGCGCTGATCTACCTCGCCGCGATGCAGGCCGTCCCGAAGGACCTGTACGAGTCGGCCGCGCTCGACGGGGCCTCGCCGTGGCAGCAGTTCATCCATGTCACGGTGCCGTCCTTGCGCCACACGATCCTGTTCACCTGCGTGGTCTCCACGATCGGCGCGACCCAGCTGTTCGGCGAGCCGTTGCTGTTCAGCGGCGGGGCGGGCGCGACGGGCGGCGCGGACCACCAGTTCCAGACGCTGGGTCTCTATCTGTACGAGCAGGGGTGGGTGAACCTGCACCTGGGCCGGGCCTCCGCGATCGCCTGGGCGATGTTCCTGATCCTGCTGGTCGTCGGCGCGGTGAACTGGCTGGTCGCGCGCCGCCTGGGCAAGAGCGCGTAG
- a CDS encoding ABC transporter substrate-binding protein has product MRRTAILAVVVALGAGLLAGCAKDSEEPGGSAYDSGGGKGRTTITVGVFGAFGLKEAGLYEEYMKLHPDIRIKQTSIQRNENYYPQLLTHLSTGSGLADIQAVEVNNIAEVTATQADRLVDLGRTDGVSKDSFLDWKWAQATTKDGKTVGLGTDIGPQGICYRKDLFEKAGLPTDREEVGRLWAGDWNKYLETGRKYKARAPEGTSFVDSASGVLAAVTGSNEKRFYDENGEIVYKTSPAVKQAWSLAAEFATEKLTGRLQQFTPSWDQAMSNGAFATVSCPAWMLGYIQDKAGAAGKGRWDVAAAPRPSNWGGSFLVVPRSGDNTAEAAKLAAWLTAPEQQAKLFTERGSFPSAEAAYSLPAVADAAHPYFGGAPIGKIFSRAAQDVPVQIVGPKDLIIAQNLADIGMLQVDQKGRSPEEGWDAAVKAIDNALDE; this is encoded by the coding sequence ATGCGGAGGACCGCAATCCTCGCGGTCGTCGTCGCGCTGGGCGCCGGGCTGCTCGCGGGCTGCGCCAAGGACAGCGAAGAGCCGGGCGGCAGCGCCTACGACAGCGGTGGCGGCAAGGGGAGGACCACCATCACCGTGGGCGTCTTCGGCGCCTTCGGGCTCAAGGAGGCGGGGCTGTACGAGGAGTACATGAAGCTCCACCCGGACATCAGGATCAAGCAGACCTCGATCCAGCGGAACGAGAACTACTACCCGCAGTTGCTCACGCACCTCAGCACCGGCAGCGGTCTCGCCGACATCCAGGCCGTCGAGGTCAACAACATCGCGGAGGTCACCGCCACCCAGGCGGACCGGCTCGTCGACCTGGGCAGGACCGACGGCGTCAGCAAGGATTCGTTCCTCGACTGGAAGTGGGCGCAGGCCACCACCAAGGACGGGAAGACGGTCGGTCTCGGCACCGACATCGGCCCCCAGGGCATCTGCTACCGCAAGGACCTCTTCGAGAAGGCCGGGCTGCCGACCGACCGCGAGGAGGTCGGCCGGCTGTGGGCCGGGGACTGGAACAAGTACCTGGAGACGGGCAGGAAGTACAAGGCCCGGGCACCCGAGGGGACGTCCTTCGTCGACTCCGCCTCCGGTGTGCTGGCGGCCGTCACCGGCAGCAACGAGAAACGCTTCTACGACGAGAACGGCGAGATCGTCTACAAGACCAGCCCGGCCGTGAAGCAGGCCTGGAGCCTCGCCGCCGAGTTCGCCACGGAGAAACTGACCGGCAGGCTCCAGCAGTTCACGCCGTCCTGGGACCAGGCCATGTCCAACGGCGCCTTCGCCACCGTCTCCTGCCCCGCCTGGATGCTCGGCTACATCCAGGACAAGGCGGGCGCCGCCGGGAAGGGCAGATGGGACGTGGCCGCCGCGCCACGGCCCAGCAACTGGGGCGGCTCGTTCCTGGTCGTACCGAGGTCGGGCGACAACACCGCCGAGGCGGCGAAGCTCGCCGCCTGGCTGACCGCTCCCGAGCAGCAGGCGAAGCTGTTCACCGAACGCGGCAGCTTCCCCAGCGCCGAGGCCGCCTACTCGCTGCCCGCCGTCGCCGACGCCGCTCACCCCTACTTCGGGGGCGCGCCCATCGGGAAGATCTTCTCCAGGGCGGCACAGGACGTCCCGGTGCAGATCGTGGGGCCCAAGGACCTGATCATCGCGCAGAACCTGGCCGACATCGGCATGCTCCAGGTGGACCAGAAGGGCCGCAGCCCGGAAGAGGGCTGGGACGCGGCGGTCAAGGCGATCGACAACGCTCTGGACGAGTGA
- a CDS encoding LacI family DNA-binding transcriptional regulator, translated as MSRTIRTGSGGRATGLPTLEEVAARAGVGRGTVSRVINGSPRVSEETRALVEAAVAELGYVPNRAARALAGNRTDAIALVVPEPEDRFFAEPYFSEMVRGVGAALADTEMQLLLTLAGNDRERKTLAQYLAAHRVDGVLLVSMHAGDPLPDLLEQLSIPVVISGRRAADETLAAVDSDNFEGARAAVAHLTARGRRTVATITGPLDVYGAQRRLDGYRSGVAGAGLDADPRLTAVADFTEQGGRLAMRKLLEDRPDLDAVFAASDVMASGARHVLRESGRRIPDDVALVGFDDSAVARHMDPALTSVRQPTEEMGRTMARVLLEEIAGPSPERPQIVLPTELVVRDSS; from the coding sequence ATGTCTCGGACCATCCGTACGGGGAGCGGGGGGCGGGCCACCGGTCTGCCCACCCTCGAGGAGGTCGCAGCGCGGGCGGGGGTGGGACGCGGGACGGTCTCCCGGGTGATCAACGGCTCGCCGCGCGTGAGCGAGGAGACCCGCGCGCTGGTCGAGGCGGCCGTCGCGGAACTGGGTTACGTCCCCAACCGGGCGGCCCGGGCGCTCGCGGGCAACCGTACGGACGCCATCGCGCTCGTCGTCCCGGAGCCGGAGGACCGTTTCTTCGCGGAGCCGTACTTCTCCGAGATGGTGCGCGGCGTCGGAGCCGCCCTCGCCGACACCGAGATGCAGCTGCTGCTGACGCTCGCGGGCAACGACCGCGAGCGCAAGACGCTCGCCCAGTACCTCGCCGCGCACCGGGTCGACGGCGTGCTGCTGGTCTCGATGCACGCGGGCGACCCGCTGCCGGACCTGCTGGAGCAGCTTTCCATCCCGGTGGTGATCAGCGGCCGCCGCGCGGCGGACGAGACGCTGGCGGCGGTCGACTCCGACAACTTCGAGGGCGCGCGGGCGGCCGTCGCCCACCTGACCGCCCGAGGCCGGCGTACCGTCGCGACGATCACCGGCCCGCTGGACGTGTACGGTGCCCAGCGCCGCCTGGACGGCTACCGCTCCGGCGTCGCCGGCGCGGGTCTGGACGCCGACCCACGGCTGACGGCCGTGGCCGACTTCACCGAGCAGGGCGGCCGCCTCGCGATGCGCAAACTGCTCGAGGACCGCCCCGACCTCGACGCGGTCTTCGCCGCCTCCGACGTGATGGCTTCGGGCGCCCGGCACGTGCTGCGCGAGTCGGGCCGCCGCATCCCGGACGACGTGGCCCTCGTCGGCTTCGACGACTCGGCGGTGGCCCGGCACATGGACCCGGCGCTCACCAGCGTGCGCCAGCCGACGGAGGAGATGGGACGCACGATGGCCCGGGTCCTGCTGGAGGAGATCGCCGGGCCGTCACCGGAGCGGCCCCAGATCGTGCTGCCCACGGAACTGGTGGTGCGGGACTCGTCGTAA
- a CDS encoding TioE family transcriptional regulator: MGRNLQNSERLRPVDLARVHGLSTQAVRNYEEAGILPAAGRTPHGYRTYTSLHADALRAFLALAPGHGHRTATAIMRAVNESAVEEAFRLIDESHAQLLDDRRTLQAVESALRDLEPAPASERNEGPGRGTATEPASAFGTGGQPGTGRGPGTGGTPGHGAGSTAASGPTAPPGTGGTFIGPLAGKLGIRPATLRKWERAGLVNPRRDPLTGYRVYDEADVRDARLTHQLRRGGYLLEQIAPLIAQVRAAGGLEPLEAALRDWHGRLAARGRAMLTGAAELEAYLRRRG, translated from the coding sequence ATGGGGCGAAACCTTCAAAACAGCGAGCGGCTCAGGCCGGTCGACCTGGCACGCGTGCACGGTCTGTCGACACAGGCGGTCAGGAACTACGAGGAGGCCGGCATCCTCCCGGCCGCCGGTCGCACGCCCCACGGCTACCGGACCTATACGTCGCTGCACGCCGATGCCCTCCGCGCATTCCTCGCCCTGGCGCCGGGCCACGGCCACCGGACGGCGACGGCGATCATGCGGGCGGTGAACGAGAGCGCGGTCGAGGAGGCGTTCCGCCTCATCGACGAGAGTCACGCCCAGCTCCTCGACGACCGCCGGACCCTCCAGGCAGTGGAGAGCGCCCTCCGCGACCTGGAGCCCGCGCCGGCGTCCGAACGGAATGAGGGGCCCGGGCGCGGCACGGCCACCGAGCCCGCCTCGGCGTTCGGGACCGGTGGGCAGCCCGGGACGGGCAGGGGGCCCGGGACCGGTGGGACTCCCGGACACGGTGCCGGTTCGACCGCGGCGTCAGGACCGACCGCGCCGCCCGGGACCGGCGGCACGTTCATCGGACCGCTGGCGGGGAAGCTCGGCATCCGGCCCGCGACGCTGCGCAAATGGGAGCGCGCCGGACTGGTGAACCCGCGCCGCGACCCGCTGACCGGGTACCGCGTCTACGACGAGGCCGACGTGCGGGACGCCCGGTTGACCCACCAGCTCAGGCGGGGCGGCTACCTTCTGGAGCAGATCGCCCCGCTGATCGCCCAGGTGCGGGCGGCCGGCGGGCTCGAGCCGCTGGAGGCCGCGCTGCGCGACTGGCACGGCCGGCTGGCCGCCCGCGGGCGCGCGATGCTGACCGGGGCCGCCGAGCTGGAGGCATACCTCCGCCGGCGGGGATGA
- a CDS encoding erythromycin esterase family protein, producing MATDIQDTAHAVEAAAVMRLLPARPRLLALGEPTHGEDSLLDLRNELFRQLVEQEDYRTIAIESDCVTGLLVDDYVTSGTGTLDEVMERGFSHGWGDSAANRELVRWMRAYNARVDDEGRPASERLRFAGFDGPLEITHAASPRQVLTALHAYLAAQVDADLLPCTAETLDRLLGADDRWTDPAAMTDPSRSVGRSAEAGELRLIADDLVALLDAQTPHLVTATSGDDRYRAHLHGRTATGLLRYHHWMADTSPGRLPRLVGVRDQMMAHNLLAVAARGPAFVHAHNSHLQRRTSTMRMGGTPLEWWSAGALVSARLGEAYAFVATALGTIRHRGVDTPPPDTVEGLLYALPEDCSVIDAPRLATALADVRPVHRVSPWFGYAPLDPAHLADSDGIVFVKDVPQSWCTP from the coding sequence ATGGCTACCGACATCCAGGACACCGCCCATGCCGTCGAGGCCGCCGCCGTCATGAGGCTGCTTCCGGCCCGGCCCCGGCTGCTCGCCCTGGGCGAGCCCACCCACGGCGAGGACTCCCTGCTCGACCTGCGCAACGAGCTCTTCCGGCAGCTCGTCGAGCAGGAGGACTACCGCACGATCGCGATCGAGAGCGACTGCGTGACGGGCCTGCTCGTGGACGACTACGTCACCTCCGGCACCGGCACCCTCGACGAGGTCATGGAGCGCGGATTCAGCCACGGTTGGGGTGACTCCGCGGCCAATCGCGAGCTCGTCCGCTGGATGCGCGCCTACAACGCCCGCGTCGACGACGAAGGCCGTCCCGCGTCCGAGCGGCTCCGCTTCGCCGGCTTCGACGGCCCGCTGGAGATCACCCATGCAGCGAGCCCTCGGCAGGTTCTCACCGCACTCCACGCCTACCTCGCGGCCCAGGTGGACGCGGACCTGCTCCCCTGCACCGCGGAAACGCTCGACCGCCTGCTCGGCGCCGACGACCGGTGGACCGATCCGGCCGCGATGACGGACCCCTCCCGGTCCGTGGGGCGGTCGGCCGAGGCCGGGGAGCTGCGGCTGATCGCCGACGACCTGGTGGCCCTGCTCGACGCGCAGACGCCGCACCTGGTCACAGCGACTTCGGGGGACGACCGGTACCGGGCGCACCTGCACGGGCGCACCGCGACCGGCCTGCTGCGCTACCACCACTGGATGGCCGACACCTCACCGGGCCGCCTGCCCCGGCTGGTGGGCGTGCGGGACCAGATGATGGCCCACAACCTCCTCGCCGTCGCCGCTCGCGGTCCGGCATTCGTCCACGCTCACAACTCCCATCTCCAGCGTCGGACCAGCACGATGCGGATGGGCGGGACGCCGCTGGAGTGGTGGAGCGCCGGTGCGCTGGTGAGCGCCCGGCTCGGCGAGGCGTACGCCTTCGTGGCCACGGCCCTCGGCACCATCCGGCACCGGGGAGTGGACACTCCGCCGCCGGACACCGTCGAAGGACTGCTGTACGCGCTCCCGGAGGACTGCTCCGTCATCGACGCCCCGCGGCTGGCCACCGCCCTCGCCGATGTGCGGCCCGTGCACCGCGTGTCGCCCTGGTTCGGCTACGCCCCGCTCGACCCGGCGCACCTGGCGGACAGCGACGGCATCGTGTTCGTCAAGGACGTCCCGCAGAGCTGGTGCACCCCGTGA